GTCGAACCCGACGATCGCGATATCCTCCGGAATCCTTTTGCGCGCGGCTTTGAGATAGTTCATGCACCCGATCGCCATCGCGTCGTTGGCGGCGAACAGGGCGGTTGGTTTCCCCCCCTGTTTCAGCAGGCGTTCGGCGGCGTTGTACCCGTTATGGATGCGCGTGTCGTCTTCGTCCGTGATCACCAGTTGCGGGTTGAACGGAAGCCCGTTCTCACGGAGGGCCGACTTGTACCCCTCGAACCTCTCAAGAATGCTGGGATGCTCAGGATCTCCTCCGACGAAGGCGATCTCCGTCCTGCCGTTTCCGATGAGGTGCTGCGTCGCGGCTTTCGCTCCCTTGAAATTATCGATCAGGACGGTGGAGTACCCCGCACCCTGGACCGCGTAGTCGACGAGGACGATCGGAAGCCCGAGCCGGTCGATGTGCTCGATCAGCAGAGGGTTGAATTTTCCGGCCACGATAACGCCGTCGACGTTCTTCTCCTGAAGGAAGCGCGGTATGGCGCCGCCCCGTTTCGAACGTTTCGGCACGGTCGTCAGGAGGATGTAGTAGTTGTGTTCGCGGGCTTCGAATTCCGTGCCGAGGAACACGTGGGTGTAAAACGGTTCGACCTCGGAGAAATGATCGTCGGTCAGAATAAATCCGATGTTTCCGCTCGCCTTCGAAGCGAGCCCGCGGGCGCTGCGGAGCGGATGGTAGCCGAGGGTGCGGATCGCCTTTTGCACCTTGCGGCGGGTATCATCGCTGACGTTCGACTTATTATTGAGTACGAGGGAAACCGTGGAGATCGAGAGGGAGGTTGCGCGCGCAACATCTTCTATTGTGGGGCGCTGCTTCAATTGTCCGATATCTCGAAGCGTTCTAATGAGTAAAGTGCGGAACTTACCCTACAAAGGAAGAAAAAAGACCGTTCTTCGGGGTATCGCTCGATGTCGGGCTTGAGGAATCGAAGCGCTTGGATAATAGGCAAATTCCCGGTGTTTGTCAAGTGGCTTGAAATTCACCGCCTGAATTGCTACATTTTTCAACCGGGCCTTGGACGCACCAACTCATCACGCCGACAAACCGCAATGGGGTTCCTTTGCAAAAATCGCGGTGAAACCTTCCCTGAGCAAGCTGTGAGGACGGGAGGGTCGCGAATTTGCACGCCTTTCTCGAGGGTCTAACTTCCATGTCGCTGGATCAGGCCACCATCACGCTCAGTTTTTACGCTCTGATCAGCCTGATGGCCACCCTGGCCAACACCGCTCACGCTATTTTCGTGTTCCTGAAGGATCCCCGGAGTCCGGTGAACCGCGTCTGGGCTCTGGCGACCGGCTGCCTCGTCTGGTGGGGGTTCGGAGAAGTCATCCTGCGGGCCACCGATCAGCCCGACGTCGCCGACATGATGAACCGGATATTCGGAATCGGGCTCCGGATGCTCCCCGCCTTTTTTCTCCACTTCACGCTGGTGTTCACCGAAAGACAGCGCGTCCTGCGCAGGTGGTGGGCGCCGCTTTTTATCTACGGCCCCGCCTTGGTCTTCTCCGGCCTGCAATTCACGGGACACATCACCCACGTCATCCGGCTTCCCTGGGGGTACGCCTCGACGCCCGCGGACGGGTTTCTCTATTATATTCTCTGGCTTGAATCCTGTTTTCTCTGGGGCCTCTACCTCTGTTACGAGAAATTCATGACCGGGCGGTTCCGGAGAGAGCGCCGCCAGGCCCTCCTGGTCCTGCTCGGGGTCGTCATCCCGCTGTTGCCGAGTTCGCTGATCGACGGACTCCTTCCCCTTCTCGGGATCCAGATGATCCGCATCGCCGAGATCTCTTCGACGATTACCGTCGCCTTCGTCACCTACGCCGTCGTCCGGTTCCAGCTCATGTCGCTGACGCCCGAATCGAGCGCGAAGGCGATTCTCGACACGATCGGAGGGCTGCTCGCGGTGACCGACCCCGACGGGCGCATCGTCTTCACCAACGAATCGTTCAAGGAGAAGATCGGGACCGAGGACCATTCCATCACCCGTTTTCATTTTTACGATTTTGTCGACGAGGGAAGAGGGGTGCTCCTCGACGCCTACCGGGCCGCTCCCGAACTCCCTTCGTCCGCCCTCTCCGAGGTCAAATTCCGCAGCATGAACGGCTCGAGGTTTCCGGGCCTGTTGTCCGTTTCCCCGATCCTCAACGAGGGGGAGACGGTCGGATTCGCTCATTTCGCGCGCGACATCTCGGAGCTGAAGCGCTCGGACGAGGCGCTCCGGCAATCAGAGATCCGCTTCCGTTCCGTCTGGGAGAACTCCACGGACGGCATGCGGCTGACGGACGAGAACGGGATCATCGTCGCGGTGAACAGTTCGTTCTGCGCCATGGCCGGGATGAAGGAGAGCGAGCTCACAGGGAGGCCGATTACGGTCACCTATTCGGGCAAAGCGGACCGGGAAGAGATGCTGAGAAACTACCGGGAGCGGTTCGAGCGGCGGCGGATCGAGCCGCACGTCGAGCGGCTGATCACCCTCCATTCGGGCAAGACGCTCTACATCGAAGGGATCCACTCCTTTTTCGAGCTCGAGTACGGGAAGGGGCTCCTCCTCGGGGTCTTTCGCGACGTCAGCGAGCGCAAGATCGCGGAGCGGAGGATCCAGATGCTTGCCCACACGATCACCAGCATGCAGGAATGCGTGACGATCACCGACATGAAGGACAATATTCTCTCCGTCAACCCCGCGTTTCTGAGGGTGTACGGCTACGAGGAAGCCGAGATTATCGGGAAACATATCACGATCGTCCGGTCTCCGGACAATCCGCCTGGCCTGTCGGAGGAGATCAACGCGCAGACGCTCCGGGGCGGGTGGACCGGGGAGCTTCTGAACGTCAGGAAGAACGGAGAAACCTTTCCGATCGTCATGAGCTCGTCCATCGTGCGCGACAACGCGGGGACGCCGGTCGCGTTCGTGGGAATCGCGCGCGACATCACGGAGCAAAAAAACCTCCAGCGCCGGCTGGACGAGGCGTCGCGCCGGAGGAACGAGGATCTGCGCCGCTTCGCCATAGAAGTGCAGCGCGCCCAGGAGGAGGAACGCCGCCGGATCGCGCGCGAGCTGCACGACGACCTGGGGCAGCGGCTGAGCGGCATGAAGTTCAACATCGAGGTCTTCGAAGACACCCTCGAGAATCAGGACGCGCCGACCAGGGAGAAACTGGACCAGTTCAAGAAACAGATCGACGGGATGATCATCGAGATCCGGCGGCTCTCGTCGAACCTGCATCCCTCGGTCCTGGACGACTTCGGCCTCATCGTGGCGCTCAAGCTGCTGTGCGAGGAGATCGGCAAAATCCAGAACATCAAGATACTCTTTGAGCCGGCGGACGCGAAGATGGGGCGGTTCGAGCCGCACGTCGAAATCGCCCTCTTCCGGATCGTGCAGGAGGCCCTCTCGAACGTCGGGAAACATGCCGGGGCGTCGGAGGTTCGCGTGCGTCTCGGGCTGGAGGGCGATACCGTCCGGCTGCAGGTCCGGGACAACGGCTCCGGTTTTGACACCGCGTCCGTGCATCTGAAGAAGGACTCGAGCAGGGGGTTGGGGTTGATCAGCATGCGTGAGCGCTCCGAAGAACTCGGCGGGACATGCCGAATCGAATCCACGCCCGGCAAGGGCACGACGATCACCGTTGAATTTCCGGTACACCGATGAAAAAAATAAAGATTCTCATTGCGGACGACCACAGCCTTGTTCGTACCGGACTACGGCAATTGCTCGAGGGATCCGACGAGTTTTCGGTCGTCGGGGAGGCCGCCAGCGGCGAGGAAGCCGTCCTGCAGGTGGCGAAGCTGAAGCCCGATATCGCCATCCTCGATATTTCCATGCCGGGAATGAGCGGAATCGAGGCGACCCGGACGATCGGCAGGCAGAGCCCGGGCACCAGGGTGCTGATCCTGACGATCCATGAGAGCGAGGAGTATGTTTACCAAATGGTGCGGGCCGGGGCGAGCGGCTATGTCCTGAAAGACGCCGGCAAGGAGGAACTCTTCATGGCGGTCCAGGCCGTCGCCGCCGGGGAGCGGTTCTTCAGCCCCGGGGTTTCAAAATTGATGGTGGAGGAATTCATCCGCAGGGCGACGGAGCAGGATTCCGCCCCGCCGCCGCCCGACCAGGTGCTGACGAACAGAGAATACGAGGTGTTGAAGCATATCGCCGAAGGGATGACGAATCAGCAGATCGCAGACAAATTGTTCATCAGCGTCCGGACGGTCGATACCCACAGGACCAACCTGATGCAAAAGCTCGACATTCACGACACCGCAAGCCTCGTGCGCTACGCGATCCAGAAAGGACTGGTCGACATCAGGCCGAAGATCTAGCCCGGTCCGGCTTCCGCCACCCCCCCCTCTCCCGCCTCGAAAACGGCATCCCTTCCCCCCGCTCCAGCGTATCTTTCTACGTTGGATCACCTATTTTCAAGATTACGTCTTTCGCCCGATTGTTACTTTTCCCCTGCTTTGCTATCGTACTGCCGTATGTTAAGCGAAGGAGAATATGACATGAGCTCTTTGAGGATCCTGATCGCGGACGACCACGAAGGGTTCAGGGAAGAAGTGACTCAGTATCTCAGATACCAGAGCGGGATCGAGATCGTGGGGAGCGCGGGAAACGGCATGGACGCCGTCTTCCAGGCACGGTCGCTGCACCCGGACCTGGTCCTGATGGATATCAGCATGCCCGTCATGAGCGGGCTCGAGGCGGCGAGAGAGATCAAAGAATTCTCCCCCGACATCAAAGTCGTCTTCGTGACGATTCACGAAGAGGGGACCTACCAGTCTCTCGCAAAAGTGCTTGGCGTCGACGGTTTCATCTGCAAGACCGACCTGAAGCGTGAACTGCCGAAAATGCTCTCGGGTTTCGAGCGGGACCGCCGCGCCGCATCCGAAGTCTGAATCTTCACTAAACCATCAATCCATCCAACCCTTTAAGACAGGACCGGAAATTGAGCCGGCCGGAAAGGGAATGATAGTATGAAACCCATGTTACGATTTGCAGCTCTCCTCGCCGTGGCGGCCTTCATCGCGCTCGACCTTTCGGATCCTCTCCTCGCAGCCACGCCGGGGACGGGGACACTGACTTCCCTGACCCGCAGCCAAACGTGGACCGGGGGTCCGTTCACCGCCGCGGACGGCTACACCTACGCGGGCATCGCCTACACCCTGATCATCAGCGACCCCGAGCTCTGCACATCGATGACGTGTGATAAATATTTTCTGACCGTGAATATCCCGGCGTCGTATTATGTGACCAACCCGACCCATAGCGTGAGAGTCCAGATCAACTGGGCCAGCAGCAACACCGACTTCGACATGTACGTCTACGACGCTGCCGGGAACCAGATCAACAGCTCCGGTCAGGGGAACACGACGTTTGAACTGGTCGACCTCGGACAGCTGACGACCGGCACCTACCAGATTCTTGTGATCCCCTTTACAGCCGTCGACGCCGGGTACAACGGGAGCGCGACGGTCGGGCCGCCGCCGGTGGAGAACGCGCGTCTGGGAAAATACAAGAATGGAAATTTCACATTCACTCCCGCGAAGGCGCTGGGCGGACCTGACGGACTCCTGTTCGGCACCCAGGACCTCGAACCCCGCGCGGTGTATGACGGTCTCGGCAACATCTATGTCGCGGGAATAGAGGGAACGCCGGGCGGGACGGACGTCTGGAAGTCGGGGGACGGCGGAAACTCCTTCACCTACCTCGGGCAACCGGACGGCGGCCAGGCTGCGTCCGCGCTCGCCGGCAGAACGCCGGGCGCCGGGGGCGGGGATGAAGATATTGCGGTCGGCTCGACGGGCACGGTCTACATGGCGTCGCTCTGGGGAGCGGTGCTTGGGGTACCCGGAGTCGGAGGCGTGGGCGCGCCCCTCGCCGCCACGATGTGCACTTCCACGAACGGCGGGACGCTCTGGGTCGATAACCCGTGGGCGCAGAGCCTTCCCATCGTGGACCGCCAATGGATCGCGACCTACGGCGACAAGACCGTTTATCTGACCTATCAGCAAGAAGGGGTCGACCTTCAGGGGACTAACAGTCTCTGGGTCGTGAAGTCGACCGACGGCGGGCTCACGTTCCCGCAAGCGACTCAGCTCACGACTCCTCAGCTCGGCACGCAACCCGATTTCCAGGGAAACATTGCGGTCGACCAGCAGAACGGGAATGTCTATACCGTGTTCATCGGGCATCCGGGGAATTCGGTCTACATCGCCCGCTCGTCGGACGGAGGAAGGTCGTTCGTTTTGAAACTCGTCCGCCAGGGAGAGCCCGGAATATCGTACTCGTATGTGTTCCCGATTCTCGCCCTCGACAGGGGAGGGAACGTGCACGTGGTCTACTCCGACGGGACGAACGTCTACCTGACCAGTTCGGCGGACCAGGGCGCGACCTGGACTCTCCCGGTGAGAGTAAACAACGGACCCGGAGCGAAGCTGGCAATCGCTCCCTGGGTCGATGCGGGCGACGCGGGCAAGGTCGATATCATGTGGTGGTCGACTTCCTCCACCGATAATCTGGCACCCGACGCCCAATGGAAAGTATATTTCGCACAGACGCTCAACGCTTTCGCCAAGACTCCCACGATCAGCGAAAACGCCGCGAGCGGCGTATTCCATAGCGGCCCCATCTGCGTCAACGGGACCGCATGCACAGCGGGCACGAGAAACCTCGCGGAATACGCCTCTACAACGGTGTACCTGGATGGGAAAGCGATGATCGTCTATCCGGACGATCAGCAGACGGCGAACCCGATGACCTATTTCTTGAAACAGACAGGCGGCCCGGGCGTGCTTTCGTCCCCCCATGCGGTCGCTGCGCCGGCGCTCGCGGCGCACCGGGAGGAATCGAATCAGCCGCCGCAGAGGTATTCCCTCGACCAGAATTATCCGAACCCGTTCAACCCGGTGACGAACATCAGGTACTCTCTGCCGGAGCGGGGCTTCGTACAATTGACGGTCCACAATCTCCTCGGTCAGGAAGTGGCCAGGCTCGTCAACGCCGAGCAACAGGAGGGGGTCTATTCGGTTCCCTTCGACGCTTCGCTCCTCTCAACCGGGGTCTATTTCTACGAGGTTCGAAGCGGAGCGTTCGTCGACACCAAGCGGATGTTGTTGCTCAAGTGAGAGTTCGCCGTGAAATCAGCCAATCCAATTATCGAGGGGAGAATGGACATGAGATTTCCGATACTACAGGTAGCCCTTGGAATCCTCCTGTCGGCGTGCGCCGGTTTGGCCGGGCAGCCGAAAGATGGCGTGACCTACGGGGGCATGTCGCTCGTCCGCCAGCCGGCCGACGTGACAGGTCAGTACTTTGTCGTTTTTAAATCGGCGCCCGGGGCCGCGGAACGAGCCCTGGTCACCGGAAACCGCGCAACGATACTCTATCAATACGGGATCATCCCCGCCTTCGCGGTACGGGTGCCGGATGCGCTCTCACTCAATGCCATAAAGAGCGACCTGCGCGTCAGCTACGTCGAGGCGGTCCAGGTTTACTACGCGCTCGGGACGCAGCAGGATCCTGAAATCACCGATCCGCCGAACGATCAATCGACGCCGGGGAACGCCACGCAGGACATTCTTTCCGCCTGGATCGACCAACCCGACAACGGCCACCTGCGGTTTTCTATCAGGGTCAGCGATCTCTCCGCCGTAAATCCGTCGACGGGCGACGGGCTTCCGGTCAACGGGGCCTGGAAAGTCGCGTTCAATCTCCAGAACGGTGGAAGGACCACCGCCGATCAGTATTTCGTGCAGATGCGAAAGCCCGAATCGGGCCCGGAGGTCTTCTCGTGGGGCTATGTCGACGCCAACGGTATCAACAGCGAACAGAGCTCGGTCGACGCCGGCGCCATACAGACGTCGCAGGGGATCATCACGTTTCTCATGACGAACAGCGTCTTTTCCGGCGCGCCGAACCAGAACGGCAATCCCCAGCCGGGCGATGTTCTGAGCGGAACCTTCGCTTCGTCCACGCAGCTCATCGGAGCCTCCGGGACAGGTCTCCTCGCGCCGATCGACCAAGCGCCGGACACCGGGAGCGGGAGAAACTTCACGCTCCTGACAATCCTTCCGCAGTTCGGGCTGTCGGCGTTGAGCCTCGATTTTGGCACGTTGCAGGCCGGCCAGACAAAGACGGACACTCTGACGGTCACCAACAACGGCTCGACGCCGTTCACAATCTCTTCGGTGAGCTCGAACAACCCCGTCTTCACCGTCACACCGGTCTCCGGGAGTCTCAATCCGTCGGCACGGATGAATTTCTTCGTCAAGTTCAGCCCGACGGGCGCGGGGACGCAATTGGGGAATATCACCTTCACGCACACCGCGCAAGGCTCCCCGGCCGTCGTGCCGGTGAAGGGGGCAGTCCCTTCCGCCACGCAGGCCGAAATCCGTCCCTGGGGGATCGACACGGTGCGGGCCCCGGGGGCCTGGGGGACGACGAAAGGCAGGACGATCAAAGTGGCGATTCTCGACACCGGCATCGACTCGCTGCACTACGACCTTGTCGACCGCTACAAAGGGGGATACAATTTCGTCGCGAAGAACACCCATCCGTGGGACGGCCACGGGCATGGGACTCACTGCGCAGGGATTATTGGCGCCACGCTCAACTCCGTCGGCGTCGTGGGAGTCGCGCCTGAAGTCGATATCTACGCGCTGAAAGTGCTCAGCGACGCCGGAACCGGGACAAGCGCGGATATACTCGCTGCGGTCGACTGGGCAGTCCAGAACCACATGAACATCGCGAGCATGAGCCTCGGCGGGGGTCTCGGGATTACCGCTCCGACGGGGCAGGCCGCCCGGGTGCCTGTCTACAGCCCGACCGAAGAGCTCGCCTACCAGAACGCGTACAATGCCGGGCTGTTGATCATCACGGCGGCGGGCAACGACGGCGAGCCAGTGGTGATGTATCCCGCGGCCTATCAGGCCCCCATGGCGGTCGGCGCGATCGATCAGACACTGACGCTTGCCACTTTTTCGGATTATGGAGCCGACCTGGAAATCGTCGCCCCGGGGGTCGATATCCTTTCGACGTTCCCCCGCGGCACGGGCCGGGACAGCAAGGTGATGCAGGGGACCACCAAGTACGATGCGAACGTCATCGAGTTTTCGGCTCTGACCGGCTCCGCCGGGATTACGAGGCAGGCGATCAATTGCCAGAAGGGATTGGCGCCGTCCGATTTTCCAGCGCAGGTGGCCGGGAATATCGCGCTGATCCAGCGCGGAGACAGCAGTTTTGCGAGCAAGGTGCAGAAGGCGCAGGATGCCGGCGCTGTGGGCGCGATTATCTATAATAATGTCGCCGGAAACTTCAACGGAACGCTCGGCACCGCCAGGGACGACGCGCGAAACCGCGACTGGATCCCGGGCGTTTCCCTCTCGCTGGCCGACGGTCAGGCGCTGGCCGCGCTCGGGGCTCCCACGGTCACGCTCATCAACGCGGTCGGCGACTTCATCAAGGAAAGCGGCACCTCGATGGCTACGCCCCATGTGAGCGGTGTCGCGGCGCTGACGTGGGCGGCGAATCCGACTCTCACCAACCAGCAAGTGCGCGACATCCTGAAGCAGACAGCGCGTGATCTCGGAGTTCCGGGAACCGATCCGCAATACGGCGCGGGGCTCGCCGACGCAGCGGCGGCGGTCCGGGCCGCGCAGGCGATCGCCCCGGCGACGAAGGGGGGAACGGTCTCCCCCGCGACGCCGTCAGTCGCGTGGCAGGGCGGACCGTACACAGCCGTCACCGCCGATCCGGTGCTCTGCACGTCGTTGTCATGCGATCATTTTCTGCTGACCGTGAACATCCCGGCCTCGTATTACACCACCTATCCCAATAACTCCGTCCGGGTGCACCTTGCGTGGAAGGATACGGTGGATGATTTCGATCTCTACGTCAACGACCTCGCCGGCAACGCGGTCAATTCATCGACCCAGGGGATGACCGTCTTCGAGGACGCCGATCTCGGGCAGCTCACAACGGGAACCTACGATGTTCAGGTTGTCGCCTTTGCGACGGTGAACGAATCGTACTCGGGGAGCGCCTCGGTCGGACCGCCGCCCGCCGACGGAGCGCGAAGCGCGAGATATAAAACCGGAAAGTATACTTTTACCCAGCCGAAAGTCCTTGGCGGACCGGACGGGCTCCTGTTCAACGTTCAGGACCTGGAGCCCCGCGCCGCGTATGATGCCGCCGGAAACATCTATGTTGCGGCCATCCAGGGGACGCCGGGCGGGACGGATGTCTGGAAGTCGCAGGACGGCGGAAACACGTTTGCCTACCTCGGACAACCGGACGGCGGACAGGCGGCCTCGGCCACGGCGGGAAGAACGCCGGGCGTGGGGGGCGGCGACGAGGATATTGCGATCGGCTCCACGGGACGGGTCTACGTAGCCTCTCTCTTCGGGATCGAGCAACCGATGACCATCACGATGTCCAGCTCGACGAACGGCGGCGCCACATGGGTCGCGAATCCCAACTCGCAGAACGTCCCGCTGGACGACCGGCAATGGATCGCGGCCTCCGGCGACAAGACGGTGTACCTGACCTTTGCGCAGTCCGGAGCGCTCCTCGTCGGAACGAGCAGCATCTTCTGCATGAAGTCGACCGACGGGGGATTGACCTTTCCGCAGGTGACCGAGGTGACGAAACCGGAGCTCGGCGTCCAGGCGGAATTTCAGGGGAACATTGCGATCGACCCTCGAAACGGTAATCTCTATACGGTCTTCATAGGGCACCCCGGGAATTACGTGTATGTCGCGCGCTCCACCGACGGGGGAAATTCGTTCGTCCTCCGGTTGGTGAAATCGGGTTCGCAGACGGAGTCGTATGCGAACGTCTTCCCGATCATCGCCGTGGACCGCGGGGGAAACCTCCATGTGGTCTACTCCACGGGAAAGAGTATCTGTCTCGCAAGTTCCTCCGATCAGGGGGAGACATGGACGCAGCCCGTCCGGGTCAGCAACGGGATCGAAACCAAGACCGCGCTCTCGCCCTGGATCGACGCAGGGGACGCCGGGAAAGTCGACATCATGTGGTGGGCCACTTCTGCCCCTAGCAATCTGACGGGGGACGCAAAGTGGAAGGTCTACTTCGCGCAATGCCTGAACGCGCTCTCGAAAACCCCCACCATCAGCGAGAATGCGGCGACCGGGGTCTTTCACACGGGTCCGATTTGCGTGAGGGGGACGGCCTGCGCGGCAGGAACCCGCGACCTGGCGGAGTACGGATCGACGACGGTCTATCTGGATGGCAAGGCGATGATCGTCTATCCCGACGACCAGCAGACCGCCAACCCGCTGACGTACTTCGTGAAGCAGACAGGAGGGACCGGGGTGCTCTCGGGAGCCGCCGCAACCGCACCGAGGCTTGAAGCCGTGCGCGAAGCCTCGAAAGGGGCGCCGGATCGCTACGCGCTCGAGCAGAATTACCCGAATCCGTTTAACCCGGTGACGCAGATCAGGTACAGCCTGCCGGAGGATGGACATGTACGGTTGACGGTCCACAATATTCTGGGCCAGACGGTCGCGGATTTGATCGGCGGAGACCAGCCGGCCGGGAACTACTCGGTCGCCTTCGACGCCTCCCGCCTGCCGAGCGGGGTATACTATTACCATCTCACCGCGGGCACCTTCGCGGATGTGAAGAGGATGGTGCTTCTGAAATAGCGGTAAGGGCTGCGCTGCGCCCTCTCGCAGCGCGTGGATAGGAGCAGCGTCTCGTCCCTTGGCGCTGCTCAGGTGGATACCAACCCGGCCCTACCTCCTAGGGGCCGGGTTGAGTTTACATCAAATCGATCGATGGCGCCAAACCACCCGCCGGAAAAATGTGATGCCGCGCGGGAATTCATCCGGGCGCGTCGATCAAAAAAACATG
The sequence above is a segment of the Bacteroidota bacterium genome. Coding sequences within it:
- a CDS encoding LacI family DNA-binding transcriptional regulator codes for the protein MKQRPTIEDVARATSLSISTVSLVLNNKSNVSDDTRRKVQKAIRTLGYHPLRSARGLASKASGNIGFILTDDHFSEVEPFYTHVFLGTEFEAREHNYYILLTTVPKRSKRGGAIPRFLQEKNVDGVIVAGKFNPLLIEHIDRLGLPIVLVDYAVQGAGYSTVLIDNFKGAKAATQHLIGNGRTEIAFVGGDPEHPSILERFEGYKSALRENGLPFNPQLVITDEDDTRIHNGYNAAERLLKQGGKPTALFAANDAMAIGCMNYLKAARKRIPEDIAIVGFDDIELSSHVEPNLTTVRVFKAEMGKIAVKRIVEMIREKTRHVSTVHLPVELIVRASSGSPVQKHLKAGTRQRLMHRPRSSQVAAGEHDLGRF
- a CDS encoding PAS domain S-box protein; amino-acid sequence: MSLDQATITLSFYALISLMATLANTAHAIFVFLKDPRSPVNRVWALATGCLVWWGFGEVILRATDQPDVADMMNRIFGIGLRMLPAFFLHFTLVFTERQRVLRRWWAPLFIYGPALVFSGLQFTGHITHVIRLPWGYASTPADGFLYYILWLESCFLWGLYLCYEKFMTGRFRRERRQALLVLLGVVIPLLPSSLIDGLLPLLGIQMIRIAEISSTITVAFVTYAVVRFQLMSLTPESSAKAILDTIGGLLAVTDPDGRIVFTNESFKEKIGTEDHSITRFHFYDFVDEGRGVLLDAYRAAPELPSSALSEVKFRSMNGSRFPGLLSVSPILNEGETVGFAHFARDISELKRSDEALRQSEIRFRSVWENSTDGMRLTDENGIIVAVNSSFCAMAGMKESELTGRPITVTYSGKADREEMLRNYRERFERRRIEPHVERLITLHSGKTLYIEGIHSFFELEYGKGLLLGVFRDVSERKIAERRIQMLAHTITSMQECVTITDMKDNILSVNPAFLRVYGYEEAEIIGKHITIVRSPDNPPGLSEEINAQTLRGGWTGELLNVRKNGETFPIVMSSSIVRDNAGTPVAFVGIARDITEQKNLQRRLDEASRRRNEDLRRFAIEVQRAQEEERRRIARELHDDLGQRLSGMKFNIEVFEDTLENQDAPTREKLDQFKKQIDGMIIEIRRLSSNLHPSVLDDFGLIVALKLLCEEIGKIQNIKILFEPADAKMGRFEPHVEIALFRIVQEALSNVGKHAGASEVRVRLGLEGDTVRLQVRDNGSGFDTASVHLKKDSSRGLGLISMRERSEELGGTCRIESTPGKGTTITVEFPVHR
- a CDS encoding response regulator transcription factor; amino-acid sequence: MKKIKILIADDHSLVRTGLRQLLEGSDEFSVVGEAASGEEAVLQVAKLKPDIAILDISMPGMSGIEATRTIGRQSPGTRVLILTIHESEEYVYQMVRAGASGYVLKDAGKEELFMAVQAVAAGERFFSPGVSKLMVEEFIRRATEQDSAPPPPDQVLTNREYEVLKHIAEGMTNQQIADKLFISVRTVDTHRTNLMQKLDIHDTASLVRYAIQKGLVDIRPKI
- a CDS encoding response regulator transcription factor translates to MSSLRILIADDHEGFREEVTQYLRYQSGIEIVGSAGNGMDAVFQARSLHPDLVLMDISMPVMSGLEAAREIKEFSPDIKVVFVTIHEEGTYQSLAKVLGVDGFICKTDLKRELPKMLSGFERDRRAASEV
- a CDS encoding T9SS type A sorting domain-containing protein, which produces MKPMLRFAALLAVAAFIALDLSDPLLAATPGTGTLTSLTRSQTWTGGPFTAADGYTYAGIAYTLIISDPELCTSMTCDKYFLTVNIPASYYVTNPTHSVRVQINWASSNTDFDMYVYDAAGNQINSSGQGNTTFELVDLGQLTTGTYQILVIPFTAVDAGYNGSATVGPPPVENARLGKYKNGNFTFTPAKALGGPDGLLFGTQDLEPRAVYDGLGNIYVAGIEGTPGGTDVWKSGDGGNSFTYLGQPDGGQAASALAGRTPGAGGGDEDIAVGSTGTVYMASLWGAVLGVPGVGGVGAPLAATMCTSTNGGTLWVDNPWAQSLPIVDRQWIATYGDKTVYLTYQQEGVDLQGTNSLWVVKSTDGGLTFPQATQLTTPQLGTQPDFQGNIAVDQQNGNVYTVFIGHPGNSVYIARSSDGGRSFVLKLVRQGEPGISYSYVFPILALDRGGNVHVVYSDGTNVYLTSSADQGATWTLPVRVNNGPGAKLAIAPWVDAGDAGKVDIMWWSTSSTDNLAPDAQWKVYFAQTLNAFAKTPTISENAASGVFHSGPICVNGTACTAGTRNLAEYASTTVYLDGKAMIVYPDDQQTANPMTYFLKQTGGPGVLSSPHAVAAPALAAHREESNQPPQRYSLDQNYPNPFNPVTNIRYSLPERGFVQLTVHNLLGQEVARLVNAEQQEGVYSVPFDASLLSTGVYFYEVRSGAFVDTKRMLLLK